The following proteins are co-located in the Triticum aestivum cultivar Chinese Spring chromosome 1A, IWGSC CS RefSeq v2.1, whole genome shotgun sequence genome:
- the LOC123062639 gene encoding S-norcoclaurine synthase 1 — translation MEIDGDLLVTRAEITNAAAATFADSTVIPDRYARPDEVGDGVVVGDDESHELPLVDMARLLDSESSEAETAKLGSACRDLGFFQLTNHGLDESVVQDMKNNAMQFFRLPLEKKNAVGIQAGGLGGFGHHFTGPSRDKLDWAESLILTTQENEQTNVEFWPADPPTFRHS, via the exons ATGGAGATCGACGGCGACCTCCTCGTCACCAGGGCCGAGATCACGAACGCCGCGGCGGCCACGTTCGCGGACTCAACCGTGATTCCCGACAGGTACGCCCGGCCGGACGAGGTCGGGGACGGGGTCGTGGTGGGCGACGACGAGAGCCACGAGCTGCCGCTCGTAGACATGGCGAGGCTGCTCGACTCGGAGTCCTCGGAGGCGGAGACCGCCAAGCTTGGCTCTGCGTGtcgagacttgggcttcttccag CTAACAAACCATGGACTTGACGAATCGGTTGTGCAAGACATGAAGAATAACGCTATGCAGTTCTTCCGCTTGCCACTGGAGAAGAAGAACGCGGTGGGCATCCAGGCCGGCGGCTTGGGAGGGTTTGGGCACCACTTCACCGGACCATCCCGGGACAAGTTGGACTGGGCAGAGAGCCTGATACTCACGACGCAGGAGAACGAGCAAACGAACGTGGAGTTCTGGCCAGCCGATCCGCCAACATTTAGGCATTCCTAA